The Agromyces sp. LHK192 genome includes a window with the following:
- a CDS encoding ATP-dependent DNA ligase, producing MGILTYRFIRTVQIEDRPLAHLRSVILAKLRRGESFAFSWETPVEQGSGRNSIWLSPDIPIVFEFFDGRDIALDPAWIRALTKAANSPGGLVLVPEPGTEDAPDAN from the coding sequence GTGGGCATCCTGACCTATCGCTTCATCCGGACCGTGCAGATCGAGGACCGGCCGCTCGCGCACCTCCGCAGCGTCATCCTCGCGAAGCTGCGGCGGGGCGAGTCGTTCGCGTTCTCGTGGGAGACGCCGGTCGAGCAGGGCAGCGGGCGCAACTCGATCTGGCTCTCGCCGGACATCCCGATCGTGTTCGAGTTCTTCGACGGCCGCGACATCGCCCTCGACCCGGCGTGGATCCGCGCGCTGACGAAGGCGGCCAACTCCCCCGGCGGGCTCGTGCTCGTGCCGGAGCCCGGCACGGAGGACGCACCCGACGCGAACTGA
- a CDS encoding diguanylate cyclase: MDPAELALDPDELRRLDECAKEPIRTPGSIQAHGTLLGVDATGLISVVSENAEHWLGHPVLDVGNDELEYAVRTGRSIDPVRITWEGLESDAIVHRADGLTIVEIEPVPDGEEYARTAVVGAIMRVATMSTADELRQMAAAEIREITGFDRVMVYHFHEDGHGEVVADDRADDLEPYLGLHFPASDIPLQARALYISKVGRMIASTSDRGIPLLSLADDPRSIDLSNAELRSVSPYHLQYMRNMGQASTFSLSIVEDGRLVGMITCAHRTERRLPVLLRRALEVLAQQISLQLASMREISRLRHVVEVRERRARLLAPLYGSDDIHSALLSGSETVRDLVPADGVIVRVGGTARSAGEVPPLGAVLRAVERLGGGAFVSECLTTDRPDIADLLPGVAGLLVVPLVESGDMLVFFRVEVAREIGWLGDPGPAHRPAGGLSPRTSFAAWRYTVRDRSEPWGTAFDEAGELGRELEVALQRRAEAQLAELAMRDALTGLYNRRYLVERLATRGPVGEAGKALLFVDLDDFKGVNDQHGHDVGDAVILEVANRLAAHSREQDDVVRLGGDEFVVLLDGVIGEDVEAIADRMVQAIAMPIVAGRVLLTVTASCGVVIAAPGSPRIGLLEAADAAMYRAKHAGRNRISL; this comes from the coding sequence GTGGACCCGGCCGAACTCGCACTCGACCCCGACGAACTGCGGCGACTCGACGAATGCGCGAAGGAGCCCATTCGCACGCCCGGGTCGATCCAGGCGCACGGCACCCTGCTGGGCGTGGACGCCACCGGGCTCATCTCGGTCGTGAGCGAGAATGCCGAGCACTGGCTCGGGCATCCGGTGCTCGACGTCGGCAACGACGAGCTCGAATACGCGGTGCGCACCGGACGCTCGATCGACCCGGTCCGCATCACGTGGGAGGGACTCGAGTCGGACGCGATCGTGCACCGTGCCGACGGCCTCACCATCGTGGAGATCGAGCCCGTTCCCGACGGCGAGGAGTACGCGCGCACCGCGGTCGTCGGCGCCATCATGCGCGTGGCGACCATGAGCACGGCCGACGAACTCCGGCAGATGGCCGCCGCGGAGATCCGCGAGATCACCGGCTTCGACCGCGTGATGGTCTACCACTTCCACGAGGACGGGCACGGCGAGGTGGTCGCCGACGACCGGGCCGACGACCTCGAGCCCTACCTCGGGCTGCACTTCCCCGCGTCCGACATCCCCCTGCAGGCGCGTGCGCTCTACATCTCCAAGGTCGGCCGGATGATCGCCAGCACGTCGGATCGCGGCATCCCGCTGCTGTCGCTGGCCGACGACCCGAGGTCGATCGACCTGTCGAACGCCGAGCTGCGCAGCGTCTCGCCGTACCACCTCCAGTACATGCGCAACATGGGTCAGGCCTCGACCTTCTCGCTCTCGATCGTCGAGGACGGCCGCCTGGTCGGCATGATCACGTGCGCGCACCGCACCGAGCGCCGGCTCCCCGTGCTGCTTCGCCGCGCGCTCGAGGTGCTCGCCCAGCAGATCTCGCTGCAGCTCGCCTCGATGCGCGAGATCTCGCGCCTTCGGCACGTCGTCGAGGTCCGCGAGCGCCGGGCCCGGCTGCTGGCTCCGCTCTACGGCTCGGACGACATCCACTCGGCGCTGCTGTCGGGTTCCGAGACCGTCCGCGACCTCGTCCCGGCCGACGGCGTCATCGTGCGCGTCGGCGGAACGGCCCGATCGGCCGGGGAAGTGCCGCCGCTCGGCGCGGTCCTCCGCGCGGTCGAGCGCCTCGGCGGCGGGGCGTTCGTGTCGGAGTGCCTGACCACCGACCGCCCCGACATCGCCGACCTGCTCCCGGGAGTGGCCGGCCTGCTGGTCGTGCCGCTGGTCGAGAGCGGCGACATGCTGGTCTTCTTCCGGGTGGAGGTCGCGCGCGAGATCGGCTGGCTCGGCGATCCCGGTCCGGCGCACCGGCCGGCGGGCGGCCTGTCGCCGCGCACCTCGTTCGCGGCATGGCGGTACACCGTCCGAGACCGCAGCGAGCCGTGGGGCACGGCGTTCGACGAGGCCGGCGAGCTCGGGCGCGAGCTCGAGGTCGCATTGCAGCGTCGCGCCGAAGCCCAGTTGGCCGAGCTCGCGATGCGCGACGCGCTCACCGGCCTGTACAACCGCCGCTACCTGGTGGAGCGCCTCGCGACGCGCGGGCCCGTCGGCGAAGCCGGCAAGGCGCTGCTCTTCGTCGACCTCGACGACTTCAAGGGGGTCAACGACCAGCACGGCCACGACGTCGGCGACGCGGTGATCCTCGAGGTCGCGAACCGCCTGGCGGCGCACTCGCGCGAGCAGGACGACGTGGTGCGCCTCGGCGGCGACGAGTTCGTCGTGCTGCTCGACGGCGTGATCGGCGAGGACGTCGAGGCGATCGCCGACCGCATGGTCCAGGCGATCGCGATGCCGATCGTCGCGGGTCGGGTGCTGCTGACCGTCACCGCCTCGTGCGGTGTCGTGATCGCGGCTCCCGGGTCACCGCGGATCGGCCTGCTCGAGGCCGCCGATGCCGCGATGTACCGGGCGAAGCACGCGGGGCGCAACCGCATCTCGCTGTAG
- a CDS encoding PH domain-containing protein — protein MSLIDPKVQKHLIADHGEVIIDEVEKHWTAMIKPFLELLLVIPVLLLILVLPKELYFLPLLAAPLILLHASWRILDVRMDRFVITNMRVFRVHGILSQHIATMPISRILDISVRKPLIGRILGYGHFVFESAAQDQGLRDILYVGDPDERGLTIQRVIQQAGLRGPAGQRSGGYGSEAVQPAPSTTGTQPLDVGYGGQEQDDDDGTGTNETLQFDRIIGDPTRVDTVERDSWTQPIPTQDGR, from the coding sequence ATGAGCCTCATCGACCCGAAGGTGCAGAAGCACCTCATCGCCGACCACGGCGAGGTGATCATCGACGAGGTCGAGAAGCACTGGACGGCGATGATCAAGCCGTTCCTCGAACTGCTGCTCGTGATCCCGGTGCTGCTGCTCATCCTCGTGCTCCCGAAGGAGCTGTACTTCCTGCCCCTGCTCGCGGCGCCGCTCATCCTCCTCCACGCGTCGTGGCGCATCCTCGATGTGCGCATGGACCGGTTCGTCATCACGAACATGCGCGTGTTCCGGGTGCACGGCATCCTGTCGCAGCACATCGCGACCATGCCGATCTCGCGCATCCTCGACATCTCGGTGCGCAAGCCGCTCATCGGCCGGATCCTCGGATACGGGCACTTCGTCTTCGAATCCGCGGCGCAGGACCAGGGCCTGCGCGACATCCTGTACGTCGGCGACCCCGACGAGCGCGGGCTCACGATCCAGCGGGTCATCCAGCAGGCGGGCCTGCGCGGGCCGGCAGGTCAGCGCTCGGGCGGGTACGGCTCGGAGGCTGTTCAGCCGGCGCCGTCGACGACAGGAACGCAACCGCTCGATGTCGGATACGGCGGTCAGGAGCAGGACGACGATGACGGCACGGGCACGAACGAGACCCTCCAGTTCGACCGGATCATCGGCGACCCCACCCGCGTCGACACCGTCGAGCGCGACTCGTGGACGCAGCCGATCCCGACGCAGGACGGGCGCTAG
- a CDS encoding HAD-IC family P-type ATPase codes for MRAAGPATVQDARQHAGDGLGVDRPYALESDRVAELLGTEPAGLTGAEASARLAVAGPNLLPEPKRKPAIVRFLAHFNDTLIYILLGAAAIKAVMADWLDFWVILAVTIINAVIGYLQEGRAEKALAGIRGMLSADASVRRDGAWATVPAADLVPGDVVRLMPGDKVPADVRLIQSFQLRIDESALTGESVPASKDVEPVASDAGIGDRASMAFSGTIVSAGQGRGIVTGTGIATEIGKIQSLVGEAGSLDTPLTKQLDAFGRVLTLVILGMAVVMLLIGRFLHGMPFADLISAAIGFAVAAIPEGLPALVTITLAIGVQQMAKRNAITRKLTAVEALGSVTTVCSDKTGTLTKNEMTVRSVVTGVRSYAVAGIGYEPNGAITVATAGETASDAAPATHPDLAAILAVATLCNDAHIVQDDAGHWSLVGEPTEGALKVVAMKGGVKSASTRVDVVPFDSANKFMATLNDAGDGARAILVKGAPDRLLERSLTQRGRDGAEPLDAVRWEERVAELSGQGLRVLAAARKPVRPDTATVAIEDLQDLEFLGLWGIVDPPRPEAIEAIADCHAAHVDVKMITGDHGGTALAIAREMGIVDASAAGDVRVLAGTELEQMSQEQLKEVVRDVHVYARTSPEHKIRIVRALQSHDEVVAMTGDGVNDAPALTRADVGIAMGIKGTEATKEAAEIVLADDNFATIRSAIREGRRIYDNLRKSVVFLLPTNGAQSLVILVAVLFGLTLPLTPVQVLWVNMVTAITLSLALAYEPAERGIMSRPPRKPGGSIISLRELGFVLAVSVLIGGAAIGLFYAQLAAGVDLDYARTQTVLMLTLGQLAYLFNCRFLNRSSLTIDVFRGNPMVWWSSLALLALQLVYTYVPFMQTLFEAEPLAPQSWVVPALLAIAIFLAVEGLKALRRR; via the coding sequence ATGCGGGCGGCGGGACCTGCGACCGTGCAGGATGCGCGGCAGCACGCCGGCGACGGCCTGGGCGTCGACCGGCCGTACGCGCTCGAATCCGACCGCGTGGCCGAGCTCCTCGGCACGGAACCGGCGGGGCTCACGGGGGCCGAGGCATCCGCTCGTCTCGCGGTGGCCGGACCCAACCTGCTGCCGGAGCCGAAACGCAAGCCGGCGATCGTCCGATTCCTGGCGCATTTCAACGACACGCTGATCTACATCCTGCTCGGCGCCGCGGCGATCAAGGCGGTGATGGCGGACTGGCTCGACTTCTGGGTCATCCTCGCGGTGACGATCATCAACGCCGTCATCGGATACCTCCAGGAGGGGCGTGCCGAGAAAGCGCTCGCGGGCATCCGCGGGATGCTGTCGGCCGATGCCAGCGTGCGCCGCGATGGCGCCTGGGCGACCGTTCCGGCGGCGGACCTCGTGCCGGGCGACGTGGTCCGGCTGATGCCCGGCGACAAGGTTCCCGCCGACGTTCGCCTGATCCAGTCGTTCCAGCTCCGCATCGACGAGTCGGCCCTGACCGGCGAGTCCGTGCCGGCCTCGAAGGACGTCGAGCCCGTCGCATCGGACGCGGGCATCGGCGACCGCGCCTCGATGGCGTTCTCCGGCACGATCGTGTCCGCCGGGCAGGGGCGCGGCATCGTGACCGGCACGGGCATCGCGACCGAGATCGGCAAGATCCAGAGCCTCGTCGGCGAGGCGGGTTCGCTGGATACTCCCCTGACGAAGCAACTGGATGCCTTCGGCCGGGTGCTGACCCTGGTGATCCTCGGCATGGCCGTGGTGATGCTGCTGATCGGGCGGTTCCTGCACGGCATGCCGTTCGCCGACCTGATCTCCGCGGCGATCGGGTTCGCGGTCGCCGCGATCCCCGAGGGCCTGCCGGCGCTCGTCACGATCACGCTCGCGATCGGGGTGCAGCAGATGGCGAAGCGCAACGCCATCACCCGCAAGCTCACCGCGGTCGAGGCGCTCGGGTCGGTGACGACGGTGTGCTCCGACAAGACCGGCACCCTCACGAAGAACGAGATGACGGTGCGCAGCGTGGTCACGGGTGTCCGCTCGTACGCGGTGGCCGGCATCGGCTACGAGCCGAACGGGGCGATCACGGTCGCCACGGCGGGCGAGACGGCATCGGATGCCGCACCGGCGACGCATCCGGACCTCGCCGCGATACTCGCGGTCGCGACCCTCTGCAATGACGCGCACATCGTGCAGGACGACGCCGGCCACTGGTCGCTCGTCGGCGAGCCGACCGAGGGCGCGCTCAAGGTCGTCGCGATGAAGGGCGGCGTGAAGTCCGCGAGCACGCGCGTCGACGTGGTCCCATTCGACTCGGCGAACAAGTTCATGGCGACGCTCAACGACGCCGGGGACGGCGCGCGGGCCATCCTCGTGAAGGGGGCGCCCGACCGCCTGCTCGAGCGATCGCTCACGCAGCGCGGGCGCGACGGTGCAGAACCCCTGGACGCGGTGCGATGGGAGGAGCGCGTCGCCGAACTCAGTGGGCAGGGCCTTCGCGTGCTCGCCGCGGCTCGCAAGCCGGTCCGCCCCGACACGGCCACCGTCGCGATCGAGGATCTGCAGGACCTCGAGTTCCTCGGCCTGTGGGGCATCGTCGACCCGCCGCGACCCGAGGCGATCGAGGCGATCGCCGACTGCCACGCGGCGCACGTGGACGTCAAGATGATCACCGGCGACCACGGCGGCACGGCGCTCGCGATCGCCCGCGAGATGGGCATCGTGGATGCCTCCGCCGCAGGCGACGTGCGCGTGCTCGCCGGGACCGAGCTCGAGCAGATGAGCCAGGAACAGCTCAAGGAGGTCGTGCGGGATGTCCACGTGTATGCGCGGACGAGCCCCGAGCACAAGATCCGCATCGTTCGGGCCCTGCAATCGCACGACGAGGTCGTGGCGATGACGGGCGACGGCGTCAACGACGCTCCCGCGCTCACTCGCGCCGACGTCGGCATCGCGATGGGCATCAAGGGCACCGAGGCGACCAAGGAGGCCGCCGAGATCGTGCTCGCCGACGACAACTTCGCGACCATCCGCTCGGCGATCCGCGAAGGGCGTCGGATCTACGACAACCTGCGGAAGTCGGTCGTCTTCCTGCTGCCCACGAACGGTGCGCAGTCGCTGGTCATCCTCGTCGCGGTACTGTTCGGCCTGACCCTCCCGCTCACGCCGGTGCAGGTGCTCTGGGTGAACATGGTCACGGCGATCACGCTCTCGCTCGCGCTCGCCTACGAACCCGCGGAACGTGGGATCATGTCGCGGCCGCCGAGGAAGCCCGGCGGGTCGATCATCAGCCTCCGCGAGCTCGGCTTCGTGCTCGCCGTCTCGGTGCTCATCGGCGGCGCGGCGATCGGGTTGTTCTACGCCCAACTCGCCGCCGGGGTCGACCTGGACTACGCGCGCACCCAGACGGTGCTGATGCTGACCCTCGGGCAGCTCGCGTACCTCTTCAACTGCCGGTTCCTGAACCGGTCGAGCCTCACGATCGACGTGTTCCGGGGCAACCCGATGGTGTGGTGGTCGAGTCTCGCGCTGCTCGCCCTGCAACTCGTCTACACCTACGTCCCGTTCATGCAGACGCTCTTCGAGGCCGAGCCGCTGGCGCCGCAGTCGTGGGTCGTCCCGGCGCTGCTCGCGATCGCGATCTTCCTCGCGGTGGAGGGGCTCAAGGCGCTTCGGCGCCGCTGA
- a CDS encoding inositol monophosphatase family protein gives MTAEASVPVPTDLLDLARSIAIRAAGSALDARRAGVEVAATKSTPTDIVTAADRDTEALIRDAILEARPDDGIVGEEDAARVGASGVTWVVDPIDGTVNFLYGIPAWAVSIAVVSGPPTPDAWTALAGVVVNPVSGEVFEASAAGGARVTSTDGSVRELAVNAGVPLSHALVGTGFGYSVERRREQAAVVAALLPEVRDIRRIGSAALDLCALAAGRLDAHYEVGLNAWDHAAGALIAREAGAQVSGIDGGSEGSALLVAAGPDLHPDLCAALRAAGLRA, from the coding sequence ATGACCGCCGAAGCATCCGTGCCCGTGCCCACCGACCTGCTCGACCTCGCCCGCAGCATCGCGATCCGCGCCGCCGGCTCGGCGCTCGACGCTCGCCGCGCCGGCGTGGAGGTGGCGGCGACCAAGTCGACGCCGACCGACATCGTCACCGCGGCCGACCGCGACACCGAGGCGCTCATCCGCGACGCGATCCTCGAGGCGCGCCCCGACGACGGCATCGTCGGTGAGGAGGATGCCGCGCGCGTCGGCGCCAGCGGGGTCACCTGGGTCGTCGACCCCATCGACGGCACCGTCAACTTCCTCTACGGCATCCCGGCGTGGGCGGTCAGCATCGCCGTCGTGTCCGGGCCGCCGACCCCCGACGCCTGGACCGCCCTCGCGGGGGTGGTCGTCAATCCGGTCTCGGGCGAGGTGTTCGAGGCATCAGCGGCCGGTGGGGCGCGCGTCACCTCGACCGACGGCAGCGTCCGGGAACTGGCCGTCAACGCCGGCGTGCCCCTCTCGCACGCACTCGTCGGCACCGGATTCGGGTACTCCGTCGAACGGCGTCGCGAACAGGCCGCGGTCGTCGCGGCGCTGCTGCCCGAGGTCCGTGACATCCGCCGGATCGGATCCGCCGCGCTCGACCTGTGCGCGCTCGCCGCAGGCAGGCTCGACGCCCACTACGAGGTCGGCCTGAACGCGTGGGACCACGCCGCCGGCGCGCTGATCGCCCGCGAGGCCGGTGCGCAGGTATCCGGCATCGACGGCGGATCCGAGGGCTCCGCACTACTCGTCGCAGCGGGCCCGGACCTGCACCCGGACCTCTGCGCCGCGCTGCGTGCCGCGGGCCTGCGGGCCTGA
- a CDS encoding LacI family DNA-binding transcriptional regulator, whose amino-acid sequence MAGIEEVARLAGVSTATVSRALSGRGHVSPASKAKVEEAAARLGYVVSSNASSLASGRTRNVGVVIPFLNRWYFSSVLEGAQQALLRRGYDLTLYNLSGDGQERASVFEHFLLRQRVDAVLAVSLELTESEVRRLHDLGKPLVGVGGPIPGVHTLTIDDVAVARLATEHLLALGHRRIAHIGGDLEFDLDFHLPTSRRLGYEAALGDAGIEVEPRYFAPADFTVRGGYHAAKQLLGAPHGRPTAIFAASDEMAMGTILAARDLGLDVPRDLSVVGIDDHDLSDFFGLTTVAQFPRGQGEHAVALLMDELEPGRGVPEPDDIALPFELRVRSSTATPPQD is encoded by the coding sequence ATGGCGGGCATCGAAGAGGTGGCACGACTGGCGGGTGTGTCGACCGCCACGGTGTCCCGCGCGCTCTCCGGGCGCGGCCACGTCTCCCCCGCGTCGAAGGCGAAGGTCGAGGAGGCCGCGGCTCGCCTGGGCTACGTCGTCTCGTCGAACGCGTCGAGCCTGGCGTCGGGACGGACCCGCAACGTCGGCGTCGTGATCCCGTTCCTGAACCGCTGGTACTTCTCGTCGGTGCTCGAGGGTGCCCAGCAGGCGCTGCTCCGGCGCGGCTACGACCTCACCCTCTACAACCTCTCGGGCGATGGGCAGGAGCGCGCGAGCGTGTTCGAGCACTTCCTGCTGCGGCAGCGCGTCGACGCCGTCCTCGCCGTGTCGCTCGAACTCACGGAGTCCGAGGTGCGGCGACTGCACGACCTCGGCAAGCCGCTCGTCGGCGTGGGCGGGCCGATCCCCGGCGTGCACACGCTGACGATCGACGACGTCGCGGTCGCGCGACTGGCGACCGAGCACCTCCTGGCGCTCGGGCACCGTCGCATCGCGCACATCGGCGGCGACCTCGAGTTCGACCTCGACTTCCACCTGCCCACGAGTCGCCGACTGGGCTACGAGGCCGCCCTCGGCGACGCGGGCATCGAGGTCGAGCCTCGGTACTTCGCCCCGGCGGACTTCACGGTCCGCGGCGGCTACCACGCCGCGAAGCAGCTGCTCGGCGCGCCGCATGGCCGCCCGACGGCGATCTTCGCGGCATCCGACGAGATGGCGATGGGTACGATCCTCGCCGCCCGCGACCTCGGGCTCGACGTGCCGCGCGACCTGTCGGTCGTGGGCATCGACGACCACGACCTGTCGGACTTCTTCGGATTGACGACGGTCGCCCAGTTCCCGCGCGGCCAGGGCGAGCACGCCGTCGCGCTGCTCATGGACGAACTCGAACCCGGCCGAGGCGTGCCCGAGCCCGACGACATCGCCCTCCCGTTCGAGCTCCGCGTGCGCTCGTCGACCGCCACGCCGCCGCAGGACTGA
- a CDS encoding ATP-dependent DNA ligase, translating to MGTLTYDSKLVVSFDDRVLAHLQAVIWAKLRRGEPFAFTWTESSSGSGFGRTSVWLAPSIPVAFEYFGGRAPRLNQAWVGVLSRSANSAGGLTIVPEPPDAEG from the coding sequence ATGGGCACTCTCACCTATGACTCCAAGCTGGTCGTCTCGTTCGACGACCGGGTGCTCGCGCACCTGCAGGCCGTGATCTGGGCGAAGCTGCGTCGCGGCGAGCCGTTCGCGTTCACCTGGACCGAGTCCTCGTCGGGCAGCGGGTTCGGGCGCACCTCGGTGTGGCTCGCGCCGTCGATCCCGGTCGCGTTCGAGTACTTCGGCGGGCGGGCGCCGCGCCTGAACCAGGCCTGGGTCGGCGTGCTGTCGCGGTCGGCGAACTCGGCGGGCGGGCTGACCATCGTTCCCGAGCCTCCGGACGCCGAAGGCTGA
- a CDS encoding MOSC domain-containing protein, with amino-acid sequence MRLTRIRIHPVKSFAGADHTSARVLPWGLEGDRRWAVVDADGALVTAREAHGLLGLTAEPVAGGLVLGERERPGDSPPRVEAPTDAAPVPVTQSRQGTALPAGPGADTWLSERIGRPLRLVWQPDPTVRTVKPELGGLPGDRVTLADAAPLLLASEASVAKLNELALQDAIDRGETDAPPLVVERFRPNLVIDGDPRAPFAEETWELVRIGGVRFRVLGPCDRCVMTTIDPETLETGKEPIRTLARHRRRDGKTWFGIWLVPELEASDVDVLDVGDPVEVLRESA; translated from the coding sequence ATGCGGCTCACCCGGATCCGGATCCACCCGGTCAAGTCGTTCGCGGGCGCCGATCACACCTCCGCCCGGGTGCTGCCGTGGGGCCTCGAGGGAGACCGCCGCTGGGCCGTCGTGGACGCCGACGGCGCGCTCGTGACCGCGCGCGAGGCGCACGGCCTGCTCGGTCTCACCGCCGAGCCCGTCGCCGGCGGCCTCGTGCTCGGCGAGCGCGAACGCCCGGGCGATTCGCCGCCTCGCGTCGAGGCCCCGACGGATGCCGCCCCGGTGCCGGTGACGCAGTCCCGGCAGGGCACCGCCCTGCCGGCGGGGCCCGGCGCCGACACGTGGCTGAGCGAGCGCATCGGCCGGCCGCTGCGGCTGGTGTGGCAGCCCGACCCGACCGTGCGCACCGTGAAGCCCGAACTGGGCGGGCTGCCCGGCGATCGGGTGACCCTCGCCGACGCGGCGCCGCTGCTGCTCGCCAGCGAGGCATCCGTCGCGAAGCTGAACGAGCTCGCGCTGCAGGATGCGATCGATCGCGGCGAGACGGATGCCCCTCCCCTGGTCGTCGAGCGCTTCCGCCCGAATCTCGTCATCGACGGCGACCCGCGAGCGCCGTTCGCCGAGGAGACGTGGGAGCTGGTCCGCATCGGCGGTGTCCGGTTCCGGGTCCTCGGCCCGTGCGACCGGTGCGTGATGACGACCATCGACCCGGAGACGCTCGAGACCGGCAAGGAGCCGATACGCACCCTTGCACGGCATCGCCGCCGCGACGGCAAGACCTGGTTCGGCATCTGGCTGGTGCCCGAGCTCGAGGCATCCGACGTCGACGTCCTGGACGTGGGCGACCCGGTCGAGGTGCTGCGGGAGTCCGCGTGA
- a CDS encoding EAL domain-containing protein — protein sequence MQGRNPNHTPTGGTRELRRAVRRGELVPYFQPEYDLNSGRPVAVEALCRWQHPDRGMIMPDRFIPLAERAGLIGELGRVILEQSGRRLVEWRRKGVRVGLAVNVSPTELRPEFARAVLDLVRRLGLPRGTVTAEITETPALTDSCEEHEAMQALIDGGVGVSIDDFGAGFTSVEGLRNIPFTEVKIDRSLMRDDRPETDALVATCVEIAHGRDALVVAEGVETAEDLERARAWGCDRAQGFYFSPAVTAEELEPVLTMA from the coding sequence ATGCAGGGGCGGAATCCGAACCACACGCCGACCGGGGGCACCAGGGAACTGCGGCGTGCCGTGCGCCGCGGAGAGTTGGTTCCCTACTTCCAACCGGAGTACGACCTGAACTCGGGCCGCCCGGTCGCGGTCGAGGCCCTGTGCCGCTGGCAACACCCCGACCGCGGCATGATCATGCCCGATCGGTTCATCCCGCTCGCGGAGCGGGCCGGTCTCATCGGCGAACTCGGCCGGGTGATCCTCGAGCAGTCCGGCCGCAGACTGGTCGAATGGCGCCGAAAGGGCGTTCGGGTCGGACTCGCCGTCAACGTGTCACCGACCGAGCTCCGTCCCGAGTTCGCGCGCGCGGTGCTCGACCTCGTTCGCCGGCTCGGACTGCCACGGGGCACGGTCACGGCCGAGATCACCGAGACTCCGGCGCTCACGGACTCGTGCGAGGAGCACGAGGCCATGCAGGCGCTCATCGACGGCGGCGTCGGGGTCTCCATCGACGACTTCGGAGCCGGTTTCACGTCGGTCGAGGGGCTGCGCAACATCCCGTTCACCGAGGTCAAGATCGACCGCTCGCTCATGCGCGACGACCGGCCCGAGACCGACGCGCTCGTCGCGACCTGCGTCGAGATCGCGCACGGCCGTGACGCGCTGGTCGTCGCCGAGGGCGTCGAGACCGCCGAAGACCTCGAACGGGCTCGCGCGTGGGGATGCGACCGCGCGCAGGGCTTCTACTTCTCCCCGGCGGTGACCGCCGAGGAGCTCGAGCCCGTGCTCACCATGGCCTGA
- a CDS encoding M23 family metallopeptidase → MAQPQLRRPQPAQQAQPSVPRAPHQSIAESSADFAALLGAAANQPALTLHSGADRAADAAPQHPTRRARAAASESPAPEPSRSRPVTRRTVSGQESDRATSALTQPQPASVATPRRRKGRALRAVVAMGFAATLALATSVPALSLLTADDVQALALAAASQRDGGSQVVSVEGDLIASPQVAREGYQHQSIAEYAAAAGIRPAATFTNNPLGTIQWPFAVGVTIGDRFGYRDCAGCSSDHHGQDFNPGYGAEIQSIADGVVVESTDSGGSLGVVMMIDHEIDGEKITSVYAHMQYDSRRFQIGDTVEVGDVLGKTGSTGMSTGPHLHFEIRIGGMNGEWVDPLEWLYDNTN, encoded by the coding sequence GTGGCACAGCCGCAGCTGCGCCGGCCGCAGCCGGCTCAGCAGGCGCAGCCGTCCGTGCCGCGAGCACCGCACCAGTCGATCGCCGAGTCCTCCGCCGACTTCGCTGCCCTCCTCGGAGCCGCCGCGAATCAACCTGCGCTGACGTTGCACAGCGGGGCCGACCGCGCCGCCGACGCCGCGCCGCAGCATCCGACGCGCCGTGCGCGAGCCGCGGCATCCGAGTCGCCCGCTCCCGAACCTTCGCGCTCGCGGCCGGTGACGCGGCGGACGGTTTCCGGGCAGGAGTCCGATCGCGCGACATCCGCCCTCACCCAGCCGCAGCCCGCGTCCGTCGCGACGCCCCGTCGGCGCAAGGGGCGCGCGCTCCGTGCCGTCGTCGCGATGGGTTTCGCCGCGACGCTCGCGCTGGCGACCTCGGTCCCGGCGCTGTCGCTGCTCACCGCCGACGACGTCCAGGCGCTCGCACTCGCCGCGGCGAGCCAGCGCGACGGCGGTTCGCAGGTGGTCTCGGTCGAGGGCGACCTCATCGCCTCCCCGCAGGTCGCCCGCGAGGGGTACCAGCACCAGTCGATCGCCGAATACGCCGCGGCAGCCGGCATCCGTCCGGCCGCGACGTTCACGAACAACCCGCTCGGCACGATCCAGTGGCCGTTCGCGGTCGGCGTCACGATCGGCGACCGGTTCGGGTACCGGGACTGCGCGGGCTGCTCGTCGGATCACCACGGCCAGGACTTCAACCCGGGGTACGGCGCCGAGATCCAGTCGATCGCCGACGGCGTGGTCGTCGAGTCGACGGACTCGGGCGGGTCGCTCGGCGTCGTGATGATGATCGACCACGAGATCGACGGCGAGAAGATCACCAGCGTCTACGCGCACATGCAGTACGACTCGCGGCGGTTCCAGATCGGCGACACGGTCGAAGTCGGCGACGTCCTCGGCAAGACCGGCAGCACCGGCATGTCGACCGGCCCGCACCTGCACTTCGAGATCCGCATCGGCGGGATGAACGGCGAGTGGGTCGACCCGCTCGAGTGGCTCTACGACAACACGAACTGA